Proteins encoded by one window of Aspergillus chevalieri M1 DNA, chromosome 6, nearly complete sequence:
- a CDS encoding enolase (COG:G;~EggNog:ENOG410PFRB;~InterPro:IPR036849,IPR000941,IPR020811,IPR020810, IPR029017;~PFAM:PF03952,PF00113;~go_component: GO:0000015 - phosphopyruvate hydratase complex [Evidence IEA];~go_function: GO:0000287 - magnesium ion binding [Evidence IEA];~go_function: GO:0004634 - phosphopyruvate hydratase activity [Evidence IEA];~go_process: GO:0006096 - glycolytic process [Evidence IEA]) yields the protein MIRSIQAAKRLDSRENPTVQVDLTIDKGKSTPSTFRALVPSGASTGASEATELRDNKPSVYGRKGVDTTVQNVEKVIAPALIKSGLRVDTDQRKIDALLKHLDGTKNKSKLGANAILGTSRACARAGAAYLDIPLYEFLRQESGAKKPYVMPVPFFNVLNGGVHSGNKLAFQETMIAPVGATSITEAVRMGSEVYQQLKKIIVKKFGPAAAGVGDERGFAPPISQPHEALELLTEAVADCGYSDKVRFAIDPASSEFFRDGKYDLGFKGSTSDDRTPKQLRELYRSLLEKYPIVLLEDPFSENDWDNWNEFNKGCEVDLVGDDLLVKNTEYVQEANDKKACNSMLLKINQIGTIAEAIAAANLAYSFNWSVFVSHRSGETLDDFIADLAVGLRAGHLKSGAPCRGERVAKYNRLLDIEADLRAKGETSLYAGTQFRVAHKI from the exons ATGATTCGGTCCATCCAAGCAGCCAAGCGATTAGATTCAAGAGAAAACCCCACTGTTCAAGTGGACCTGACGATAGATAAAGGCAAGTCGACACCAA GCACTTTCCGCGCTCTCGTTCCTTCTGGTGCTTCTACAGGCGCGAGTGAAGCTACCGAGTTAAGGGATAACAAGCCGTCTGTTTATGGCAGGAAGGGTGTAGATACAACAGTACAGAATGTAGAGAAGGTTATTGCACCTGCTTTGATCAAGAGTGGGCTCAGGGTAGATACGGACCAGAGAAAGATCGATGCGCTCCTCAAGCACTTAGACGGTACCAAGAATAAAAGTAAACTGGGAGCCAATGCTATCCTGGGGACTAGTAGGGCATGTGCTAGAGCAGGGGCAGCGTATTTG GATATACCCCTGTACGAGTTCCTTCGCCAGGAATCAGGAGCAAAGAAGCCTTACGTGATGCCCGTTCCATTCTTCAATGTACTTAACGGGGGAGTGCATTCGGGCAACAAGTTGGCATTTCAGGAGACCATGATTGCTCCCGTCGGCGCCACTTCTATTACCGAAGCCGTACGTATGGGCAGCGAAGTCTACCAGCAGCTTAAGAAAATCATTGTCAAGAAATTCGGTCCCGCAG CGGCCGGCGTTGGTGATGAAAGAGGATTTGCTCCGCCAATTTCGCAGCCCCACGAAGCTCTTGAGCTTCTTACCGAAGCTGTTGCAGACTGCGGATATAGTGACAAGGTTAGGTTTGCTATTGATCCTGCCTCAAGTGAGTTTTTCCGGGATGGAAAGTATGATCTCGGATTCAAGGGCAGCACTTCAGATGACCGGACTCCAAAGCAGCTCAGGGAGTTGTATCGTTCATTGCTGGAAAAGTATCCTATTGTATTGCTTGAGGACCCCTTTTCAGAGAACGACTGGGACAATTGGAACGAGTTTAACAAAGGATGTGAAGTTGATTTGGTCGGGGATGACTTGCTAGTTAAAAACACGGAATATGTACAGGAGGCAAACGACAAAAAAGCATGCAATTCTATGTTGCTCAAGATCAACCAAATCGGAACCATCGCGGAAGCAATTGCAGC TGCAAATCTGGCTTACAGTTTCAACTGGAGCGTTTTTGTGTCACATCGGTCCGGTGAAACTCTTGATGACTTTATTGCAGACCTTGCGGTTGGTCTTCGGGCCGGTCACTTGAAGTCTGGCGCACCTTGCCGTGGGGAGAGGGTCGCTAAGTACAATCGACTTTTGGATATTGAGGCAGATCTCAGGGCCAAGGGCGAGACCAGTCTGTATGCTGGTACTCAGTTTCGGGTGGCACACAAGATATAG
- a CDS encoding uncharacterized protein (InterPro:IPR023296): MFNGTQEDSSAVYRDDHWFLWYSDSFSTFIRDVLFLALSNNLPVPFGPYSDASLFATSPPGTSAPNGGFDFMTIVAVLFNGYGLPLASRMLGAHIAIFLTLWTPVYRTGDCKKSSTR, translated from the coding sequence ATGTTTAATGGCACACAAGAAGACAGTTCCGCTGTATATCGGGATGACCACTGGTTTTTGTGGTATTCTGACTCCTTCTCGACGTTCATCCGTGATGTATTATTTCTGGCGCTCTCAAACAACCTCCCCGTGCCGTTTGGGCCTTACTCGGATGCTTCATTATTCGCCACTAGCCCGCCAGGAACGTCAGCACCCAATGGCGGCTTTGATTTCATGACAATCGTTGCTGTTCTTTTCAATGGATATGGCCTTCCACTTGCAAGCCGCATGCTAGGGGCTCATATTGCCATTTTTCTCACACTATGGACCCCCGTCTACCGAACTGGTGACTGCAAAAAGTCGTCGACCCGTTGA
- a CDS encoding KGG domain-containing protein (COG:S;~EggNog:ENOG410Q1B9;~InterPro:IPR019626;~PFAM:PF10685) translates to MQRFIIRPTPLIHISPNPSTAWTTCRFATAFHHPNPGNFANRPREQLSEAGRKGGRKGGKARGVGGFHNMDPEKQHEIASRGGHASKKAAKQRYRVPEEEPAEPATAPPGFERSASA, encoded by the exons ATGCAACGTTTTATCATCCGTCCAACCCCTCTCATCCACATTTCTCCCAACCCCTCCACGGCCTGGACTACGTGCCGGTTCGCAACCGCATTTCACCACCCCAATCCCGGCAACTTTGCCAATCGCCCCAGAGAACAACTGTCCGAAGCCGGCCGCAAAGGTGGTAGGAAAGGTGGAAAAGCGCGCGGCGTTGGTGGATTCCACAACATGGACCCGGAGAAGCAG CATGAAATAGCTTCTCGCGGAGGACATGCCTCCAAAAAGGCAGCCAAGCAACGATACCGAGTTCCGGAAGAAGAACCTGCTGAACCAGCTACGGCACCTCCGGGATTTGAACGGTCTGCTTCTGCGTAG
- a CDS encoding putative spindle pole body associated protein SnaD (COG:S;~EggNog:ENOG410PV81) — protein MSNTGYSSPFPTSHDIMGASTLITPFNMPSSPPTPVREAPESQSHSPLGSPVPQSPTLDRLAKHDAEDSDDDDEEDRDVARQREIDSPVLSRASSPDRAAMADLDARLAEYSIDFRRLGGDKDDDMLPGMKRFIEEDKVSEVGGPEDFTANLEKYLMGDDEDEERLERGPEEQRVQEQEDDQGENEEKGHAREQEQNSKLQSAENEAELGEYSEFGPPVDMSTPSHLLHRTQSGIAKDVTQMEGIEEDDEMKPAITPSIRKQRQRSLSSRFEEEKTKDLHQQIAHLRQALQDRDEQLEKNHNRVREAASAGEQIRHLQAELQRKTTLLDELQEQRNEEELLREQVRLLQKQNQDREMSFRNSMNSTDISALRRQMENMQKELQNQNTSGLDAERMGTIAHLRQQLSLSQDQLKKRDATLDETMAKLREVTTGKEQQLREKNTEIDSLRAQIDDQALEIEKLETDVDRANTDYQTLESRIASLETQNAPLEERNSTLEADLTRAQSQVTAQENALKVMAADLPTGTGGQKTFTEILDLIRDLDPQEEEPAPFIPGARSSTRDYELEYLRQEIARLQNELNKKSESEKTLQAELAQSRDQATETQSLFKSIEAENTRLTKRADDLKSNFDRVQRELQQLRTDHSSALQTIDRLQQGDTTFQQPSPPPSPPGPHSQNANPNPNTQTTQTIVALQASHRTQLKTLQNLLFAAEQRESCLRSDLQSLRASTTFTSTADPRLDTLTSEVERLQSIIAAKDETAVAMDAKIARSVEKREKEWERRVELLLRERERMGKALLWTWGEKEVGDGVKENVYAEDGRKVRQGYRYKYANPSGNGSKSGSANARRG, from the coding sequence ATGTCAAATACCGGGTACTCCTCCCCATTTCCCACATCGCACGACATAATGGGCGCATCCACCCTGATCACACCCTTCAACATGCCCTCCTCGCCGCCAACGCCCGTTCGCGAAGCGCCCGAATCCCAATCGCATTCCCCACTGGGCTCGCCTGTCCCGCAAAGCCCGACTCTCGATCGCTTGGCAAAACATGACGCGGAAGACtcggatgatgacgatgaggaggacAGAGATGTTGCGCGGCAACGCGAGATTGATTCGCCGGTGTTGTCGAGGGCGTCGTCGCCGGATCGTGCTGCGATGGCTGATTTGGATGCGCGCCTTGCGGAGTATTCGATTGATTTTAGGAGGCTGGGAGGTGATaaggatgatgatatgttGCCAGGTATGAAGCGGTTTATAGAGGAGGATAAGGTGTCGGAAGTTGGTGGGCCGGAAGATTTTACGGCGAATTTGGAGAAGTATTTGATGGgggatgacgaggacgaggagaggCTCGAGAGGGGACCGGAGGAGCAGCGCGtacaagagcaagaagatgACCAgggagaaaatgaagaaaagggGCACGCGCGGGAACAAGAGCAGAACTCCAAACTGCAATCTGCAGAAAATGAGGCAGAACTAGGTGAATACAGCGAATTCGGTCCCCCGGTTGACATGTCTACTCCCTCCCACCTCCTTCACAGAACACAGAGTGGAATCGCTAAAGATGTCACGCAAATGGAAGGTAtcgaagaagacgatgaaATGAAACCAGCAATCACCCCGTCCATCCGGAAACAACGACAACGCAGTCTTTCCAGCAGAttcgaagaggagaagactAAAGATTTGCACCAGCAAATTGCACATCTACGACAAGCATTGCAGGATAGAGATGAACAACTAGAGAAGAACCACAACCGAGTTCGTGAAGCCGCTTCCGCTGGCGAGCAGATTCGGCACCTCCAGGCAGAACTGCAGCGCAAGACGACCTTACTCGATGAACTCCAAGAACAGCGCAATGAGGAGGAACTACTGCGTGAACAGGTGCGGTTGCTGCAGAAGCAAAACCAGGACAGGGAGATGTCTTTCCGAAATTCCATGAATTCGACCGACATTAGTGCTCTCCGGAGGCaaatggagaatatgcaaaaAGAACTGCAGAATCAGAATACGTCTGGCTTGGATGCTGAAAGGATGGGGACTATCGCCCACCTCCGCCAACAGCTGAGCTTGTCCCAGGATCAGTTAAAGAAGCGCGATGCAACTCTCGACGAAACAATGGCAAAACTCCGGGAGGTGACCACAGGCAAAGAACAGCAGCTTCGAGAGAAGAACACAGAAATCGACAGCCTCAGGGCACAGATCGATGATCAGGCACTAGAAATCGAGAAGCTGGAAACAGACGTCGACCGTGCAAACACTGACTACCAGACTCTCGAGAGCCGAATCGCCTCCCTCGAGACTCAGAATGCTCCATTGGAGGAGAGGAACAGTACCCTCGAAGCTGACTTGACCCGCGCGCAGTCCCAGGTGACAGCTCAAGAGAATGCTCTGAAAGTGATGGCCGCGGACCTCCCCACCGGAACAGGAGGACAGAAAACATTTACCGAGATCCTAGACCTAATCAGGGATCTCGATCCGCAGGAGGAGGAACCAGCACCTTTCATCCCGGGGGCTAGAAGTTCTACCAGGGATTATGAACTGGAGTATCTTCGCCAGGAAATCGCAAGGCTTCAGAACGAACTAAACAAGAAATCCGAATCCGAGAAAACCCTGCAAGCCGAATTAGCGCAGTCCCGCGACCAAGCCACCGAAACCCAATCCCTCTTCAAATCAATCGAGGCCGAAAACACCCGTCTCACTAAACGCGCCGACGACCTCAAGTCCAACTTTGACCGAGTCCAGCGCGAATTACAACAGTTGAGAACCGACCACTCCTCCGCCCTCCAAACAATCGACCGCCTCCAACAAGGCGACACCACCTTCCAACAACCAAGCCCACCCCCCTCACCCCCAGGTCCGCACTCCCAAAACgccaaccccaaccccaacaccCAGACCACCCAAACAATCGTCGCCCTCCAAGCCTCCCACAGAACCCAACTAAAAACCCTCCAAAACCTCCTCTTCGCCGCCGAACAGCGCGAATCCTGCCTCCGCTCCGACCTCCAATCCCTCCGCGCCAGCACCACCTTCACCTCCACCGCAGATCCGCGCCTCGACACCCTAACATCCGAAGTCGAGCGCCTACAATCCATAATCGCAGCGAAGGACGAAACAGCCGTAGCAATGGACGCGAAGATCGCACGGTCTGTGGAGAAGCGGGAGAAGGAGTGGGAGAGGAGGGTTGAGTTGTTGCTtcgagagagagagaggatggGGAAGGCGCTTCTGTGGACGTggggggagaaggaggttgGAGATGGTGTAAAGGAGAATGTGTATGCAGAGGATGGGAGGAAGGTGAGGCAGGGGTATCGGTATAAGTATGCCAACCCTAGTGGGAATGGGAGTAAGAGTGGGAGTGCGAATGCGCGGAGGGGGTGA
- a CDS encoding uncharacterized protein (COG:S;~EggNog:ENOG410Q1FR;~TransMembrane:4 (i21-42o54-76i96-119o139-160i)): protein MVNRPVLPKKGGAWARVVIFISLYVLLLESLIEWVLILYLYGIKRVDSKMMPSLILSLIASFLTVPLLSIHSLLAWQFNKAGRGPQKNALSNISAYALRLNVAIWLSASVAGLVVVSQQASCLPDDSNASYWRVGVSCALHRATVIVEVLSFITICIYFCSRELCDRPYDVSLLGVYNQQNRTRDGSITSNTSWDSENTLKNDILYYCRRPEPTYGGPGLHWPSNDDTMFEKPEDVTAIQPAPFRAKPQLKLSTTLVPESAEFRSGSVSPMAAASETDPVSRTSTVLTSGTNEPPSIAELPAPEVPQIPTKFSHKRQKSSMSLRKFLPRSLPISLPLSDDPQIRALSNPNIYFDLEKEAEKAFLSDSSESFQRPNSPLKADIPKHQSCPIIQLDPPQQDQRTMTMSSADAPEVVDPEPQKIQRSNTATAAAHLSQPLPRSMNHPHHPSQLRSVPSTSVMQSLTRGPSTASVHSGARLITISPSPEPKQQQPDIRRLPSRRYSNSTTNSSNTNRRSSQLYQFDQSQAPRHFHRPHPHFNYPLRHNIGTVPRRNDVEIIYPSTRRSRSSTYGGISSIVPLDSIMESRASFDEVPGCVGADDNGASAGVGVGAHIIDENTYRGTNWTSMPGSGC from the exons ATGGTGAACCGACCGGTATTGCCAAAGAAAGGAGGAGCCTGGGCAAGAGTTGTCATCTTCATTTCCCTCTATGTCTTGCTTCTGGAATCGCTCATCGAATGGGTCTTAATCCTCTATCTCTATGGCATCAAACGGGTCGATTCCAAGATGATGCCTAGTCTGATCCTATCCCTAATAGCG TCGTTTCTTACGGTTCCGCTTCTGTCTATTCATAGTTTGCTGGCGTGGCAATTTAACAAGGCCGGGCGAGGGCCGCAAAAGAATGCGCTAAGCAATATCTCTGCATATGCTCTTCGACTGAATGTCGCTATCTGGCTGTCAGCCAGTGTGGCTGGCCTGGTCGTTGTTTCGCAACAAGCTTCGTGTCTTCCGGATGATTCGAATGCCAGTTATTGGAGGGTTGGTGTCAGCTGTGCACTCCACAGAGCAACCGTTATAGTGGAAGTCTTGTCCTT CATCACCATTTGCATATACTTTTGCTCGAGAGAGCTTTGTGACCGTCCATACGATGTCTCGTTACTTGGTGTCTACAATCAACAAAACAGAACCCGCGATGGAAGTATCACATCCAACACCAGCTGGGACAGCGAGAACACCTTGAAGAACGACATTTTATATTATTGTCGCCGTCCAGAACCGACATACGGTGGACCAGGTCTGCATTGGCCGTCAAATGACGATACCATGTTTGAAAAACCCGAGGACGTTACTGCTATTCAGCCAGCACCATTCCGGGCAAAGCCTCAGCTAAAGCTTAGTACGACTCTTGTCCCTGAGTCTGCTGAGTTCAGATCGGGATCCGTTTCTCCCATGGCTGCCGCGTCTGAGACGGACCCTGTCTCTCGCACTTCTactgtcctgacttcaggaACCAACGAGCCTCCTTCAATTGCAGAACTACCAGCTCCAGAGGTCCCACAGATTCCTACAAAATTCAGCCACAAACGACAGAAATCATCCATGTCACTCAGAAAGTTCCTCCCCAGATCTCTTCCGATATCTCTCCCCCTGTCAGATGATCCCCAAATCCGAGCACTTTCAAACCCAAACATATACTTCGACctagaaaaagaagcagaaaaaGCATTCCTCTCCGACTCGTCCGAATCATTCCAAAGACCAAACTCCCCGCTGAAGGCAGACATCCCCAAGCACCAAAGCTGCCCGATCATCCAGCTAGACCCCCCACAGCAAGACCAACGGACAATGACAATGTCCTCCGCCGACGCTCCCGAAGTCGTCGACCCAGAGCCGCAAAAGATCCAACGATCCAATaccgccaccgccgccgcacACCTAAGCCAGCCCCTTCCGCGCTCCATGAACCACCCGCACCACCCCAGCCAGCTTCGTTCCGTGCCGTCGACGTCAGTCATGCAGTCGTTAACCCGTGGCCCGAGCACAGCCAGCGTCCACTCCGGAGCAAGACTCATTACCATCTCTCCCTCGCCAGAGCCAAAACAACAGCAACCCGATATCCGACGCCTTCCCTCCCGCCGGTACAGCAACAGCACGACCAACAGCAGCAATACCAACAGAAGATCCAGCCAATTGTACCAATTTGACCAGTCGCAAGCCCCCCGACACTTCCATAGACCGCATCCACACTTTAACTACCCGCTCCGTCATAACATCGGCACCGTGCCGCGCAGGAACGATGTCGAAATTATTTATCCCAGTACTCGACGATCCCGAAGTAGTACGTACGGCGGGATTAGCTCGATTGTGCCGTTGGATAGTATTATGGAGTCGCGGGCGTCGTTTGACGAGGTACCGGGGTGTGTTGGTGCGGATGATAATGGCGCTagtgctggtgttggtgttggtgctcACATCATCGATGAGAATACCTATCGCGGGACGAATTGGACGAGTATGCCTGGTTCTGGATGTTGA
- a CDS encoding uncharacterized protein (SECRETED:SignalP(1-18)) has product MHLHITTIAGLMLGLCSASTVEEVCTSRDVVESLNRLELDARRSMDIIRSGDPDSGIVAKHPPVENTFDNLAKYKDRDLTCTAGPLPPQEQQEICHQYNEYAKVQIRTFHTALHEKFFYTLSSNSSSARSLYDMGETYREFILPFSRKLATVAPDCAEDMLNGRKLILAYVYGFLEMYLPPKDEL; this is encoded by the exons ATGCATCTTCACATTACAACCATCGCTGGTCTTATGTTGGGACTGTGTTCCGCCTCTACGGTAGAGGAGGTATGCACATCAAGAGATGTGGTCGAGTCTCTGAACAGACTGGAATTAGACGCTCGTAGATCAATGGATATTATCCGATCAGGAGACCCAGACTCAGGCATTGTGGCTAAACATCCG CCAGTTGAGAATACCTTCGACAATCTGGCCAAGTACAAGGATCGCGATCTGACGTGCACTGCTGGCCCCCTCCCTCCGCAAGAACAGCAGGAGATCTGCCATCAATACAACGAG TATGCCAAGGTGCAAATCCGAACATTCCACACGGCGCTGCACGAAAAATTCTTCTACACATtatcctccaactcctcctCGGCAAGAAGCTTGTACGACATGGGTGAGACTTATAGAGAGTTTATACTG CCTTTCTCCAGGAAGCTCGCCACCGTTGCACCTGACTGCGCCGAAGACATGCTCAACGGCAGGAAATTAATACTTGCCTATGTTTATGGCTTTCTGGAAATGTATCTTCCACCCAAAGACGAGCTGTAG
- a CDS encoding putative L-PSP endoribonuclease family protein Brt1 (COG:J;~EggNog:ENOG410PPHX;~InterPro:IPR006175,IPR006056,IPR035959;~PFAM:PF01042), protein MSTKTPILTDKAPKPLPGIYSQAIVAGGVVYCSGAVAMDPETGKIIDGDVKAHTHQCIKNLTHILEASGSDINKVVKVNVFLSDMDNFADMNSVYTQYWGDVKPCRTCVAVKTLPLNTDVEIECIATL, encoded by the exons ATGTCTACCAAAACCCCCATCCTGACCGATAAAGCCCCCAAGCCCTTGCCGGGTATCTACTCCCAGGCCATTGTCGCCGGAGGCGTTGTCTACTGCTCTGGCGCAGTGGCCATGGACCCTGAGACAGGAAAGATTATCGATGGAGATGTCAAGGCTCACACG CACCAATGCATTAAAAACCTGACCCATATCCTCGAAGCCTCCGGATCGGATATCAACAAGGTCGTCAAGGTCAATGTGTTCTTGTCTGATATGGATAACTTTGCCGATATGAATTCGGTTTATACGCAGTACTGGGGTGATGTTAAGCCATGCCGGAC ATGCGTTGCCGTCAAGACGCTGCCTTTGAACACCGATGTGGAGATTGAGTGCATTGCGACGCTATAA
- a CDS encoding alpha/beta hydrolase (CAZy:CE10;~COG:V;~EggNog:ENOG410PJWW;~InterPro:IPR029058,IPR013094;~MEROPS:MER0034665;~PFAM:PF00326,PF07859;~go_function: GO:0016787 - hydrolase activity [Evidence IEA]), which translates to MAASHPQPPYPLHDSVKNLLNPEYVAFYNKHVINLQQVHLQPVAASRTSGVLIPGGGPLLDVGKTEDITIQRRVTEGPDVQVRVFTPKGEEPRGGWPVMLYFHGGGWVLGNINTENTVCTNLCARSNCVVVTVDYRLAPEHPWPAAVHDCWEALLWLLAEGPSRLSVNTSRMATGGSSAGGNLASIMTQKALTLSPPVRFLAQLLSVPVTDNTATVSNNSAYRLYEHTPALPAAKMEWYRNHYLPNEADRINPEASPLFYTGDWSLLPPALVMVGELDVLRTEGEEYAAKLESAGVEVNLQVMKGMPHPFLAMDGVLEEGRRSINLMVEMLNLVFH; encoded by the exons ATGGCCGCCTCCCACCCTCAACCACCGTATCCCTTGCATGACTCCGTCAAGAACCTTTTGAATCCTGAATATGTCGCTTTCTACAACAAGCATGTCATAAACCTTCAGCAAGTGCATCTTCAGCCCGTCGCTGCATCTCGAACCAGCGGTGTCTTGATCCCGGGTGGTGGTCCGTTGCTAGACGTGGGCAAGACGGAAGATATCACCATCCAACGACGGGTTACCGAGGGACCGGATGTCCAGGTTCGCGTGTTCACGCCCAAGGGCGAGGAACCAAGAGGTGGATGGCCAGTGATGTTGTACTTTCACGGTGGAGGATGGGTACTGGGAAACATCAACACGGAAAATACGGTGTGCACGAATCTCTGCGCGAGGAGTAATTGTGTAGTCGTCACAGTGGACTACCG ACTAGCGCCAGAGCATCCCTGGCCGGCCGCTGTACACGACTGCTGGGAAGCACTGCTATGGCTACTCGCAGAGGGTCCCTCGCGACTTTCCGTCAACACCTCCAGAATGGCCACAGGGGGTTCATCGGCAGGGGGTAATCTGGCCTCCATCATGACCCAGAAAGCCCTAACGCTTTCGCCTCCTGTCCGGTTTCTGGCACAATTGCTCTCCGTCCCCGTTACGGATAACACGGCGACGGTAAGTAATAACTCCGCATATCGGTTATATGAACACACGCCCGCGCTCCCCGCAGCCAAGATGGAATGGTATCGGAACCATTACCTCCCCAACGAGGCCGACCGTATCAACCCCGAGGCTAGTCCGCTGTTTTACACCGGGGATTGGTCATTGTTACCGCCTGCTTTGGTCATGGTTGGTGAATTGGATGTCCTCCGGACGGAGGGAGAAGAGTATGCGGCGAAATTGGAGAGCGCCGGGGTTGAGGTAAATTTGCAGGTGATGAAGGGAATGCCGCATCCGTTTCTGGCTATGGACGGAGTTCTGGAGGAAGGGAGACGGTCAATTAACTTGATGGTTGAGATGCTGAATCTGGTTTTCCATTGA